A genomic stretch from Seriola aureovittata isolate HTS-2021-v1 ecotype China chromosome 13, ASM2101889v1, whole genome shotgun sequence includes:
- the LOC130179933 gene encoding cell cycle control protein 50A-like, with protein sequence MMASSYNAKEEDGHHSGASSHGGAGAAKSKKPDNTAFKQQRLPAWQPILTAGTVLPAFFVIGLIFIPIGIGLYVTSNNIKEFEIDYTGVDINSPCYSCAKNFSWNNTAPCLCSVEFTLEQPFESNVFMYYGLSNFYQNHRRYVKSRDDSQLNGDRSALTTPSKECEPYRTSDGHPIAPCGAIANSLFNDTLELYHIDINGTRNTIPLVKKGIAWWTDKHVKFRNPGANNNLSVAFQGTSKPVNWRRPVYELDPSDPDNNGFINEDFIVWMRTAALPTFRKLYRIIQKKSSTTPTLPSGRYVLNIAYNYPVLSFDGRKRMILSTISWMGGKNPFLGIAYITVGSICFFLGVVLLIIHHKYDTRNNSADIPN encoded by the exons ATGATGGCGTCAAGCTACAACGCTAAGGAAGAAGACGGACACCACTCGGGCGCTTCGAGTCACGGCGGAGCAGGGGCTGCGAAAAGTAAAAAGCCGGACAACACGGCGTTCAAACAGCAGAGATTACCAGCCTGGCAGCCCATCCTGACAGCAGGCACCGTACTGCCAGCCTTCTTCGTTATCGGTCTCATCTTCATCCCCATCGGCATCGGCCTGTATGTCACATCAAACAACATCAAAGAGTTCGAG ATTGATTACACTGGTGTGGACATAAACAGTCCATGCTACAGCTGTGCCAAGAACTTCAGCTGGAACAACACAGCACCATGTCTCTGCTCTGTAGAATTCACATTGGAGCAGCCATTTGAG AGCAATGTGTTTATGTACTACGGCTTATCCAACTTCTATCAAAACCACAGACGCTATGTGAAGTCCAGGGATGACAGCCAGTTGAATGGTGACCGGTCTGCTTTGACG ACTCCCAGCAAGGAATGTGAGCCATACCGTACGAGTGATGGACATCCCATTGCTCCATGTGGGGCCATAGCTAACAGCCTTTTCAATG acACTCTGGAGCTGTATCATATTGATATCAATGGCACCAGAAATACAATTCCTCTGGTGAAGAAGGGCATCGCGTGGTGGACAGACAAGCATGTGAAATTCAGGAATCCTGGTGCAAACAACAACCTTTCTGTAGCTTTCCAAG GCACATCTAAGCCAGTGAACTGGAGGAGGCCAGTGTATGAGCTGGACCCATCAGATCCTGACAACAACGGCTTCATCAATGAGGACTTCATTGTGTGGATGCGCACTGCTGCCTTGCCCACCTTTCGCAAGCTCTACCGTATCATCCAGAAGAAGTCTAGCACGACCCCCACTTTACCCAGTGGCAGATACGTCTTGAACATTGCTTACA ATTACCCTGTGCTCAGCTTTGATGGTCGCAAGCGAATGATCCTGAGCACCATTTCCTGGATGGGAGGAAAGAACCCCTTCCTGGGCATCGCCTACATCACTGTGGGCTCCATCTGCTTCTTCCTGGGTGTTGTTCTGCTCATCATCCACCATAAATATGACACTCGCAACAACAGTGCAGATATTCCAAACTAA